In a genomic window of Vigna angularis cultivar LongXiaoDou No.4 chromosome 6, ASM1680809v1, whole genome shotgun sequence:
- the LOC108343260 gene encoding transmembrane emp24 domain-containing protein p24beta2 isoform X1, with amino-acid sequence MKVVIEMKVALSNFATAMVIFSSMNAVLGIRFVIDRRECFSHNVEHEGDRVHASFVVIKIDASWQFTDDGVDLEVRGPAGEPIRDFLDVTSEIFEFVARSTGPYRFCFNNRSPYHETIDFDVHSNHVEFSDHHAKDEHLAPLFEEIVKLERALFNIQYEQHWLEAQTERQAIVGSAMSSRTIHKALLESAALIGASALQVYLLRRLFERKLTV; translated from the exons ATGAAGGTAGTGATAGAGATGAAGGTAGCGCTATCAAATTTTGCCACTGCAATGGTAATCTTTTCCAGCATGAATGCGGTGCTTGGGATCAGATTTGTGATTGACAGACGTGAATGTTTCTCTCACAATGTTGAGCACGAAGGGGATAGAGTTCATGCTTCATTTGTTGTCATCAAGATTGATGCATCTTGGCAATTTACTGATGATGGTGTAGACCTTGAG GTGAGGGGACCAGCTGGTGAACCAATTCGAGATTTTCTTGACGTGACAAGTGAAATATTCGAATTTGTGGCTCGAAGCACTGGACCCTATCGCTTCTGCTTCAATAACAGGTCTCCCTATCATGAAACAATCGATTTTGATGTCCACAGTAACCACGTTGAGTTTTCTGATCATCATGCAAAAGATG AGCATTTAGCTCCTTTGTTTGAAGAGATAGTAAAGTTAGAACGAGCTCTTTTCAACATTCAGTATGAACAGCATTGGCTTGAGGCTCAGACAGAACGCCAGGCAATAG TGGGCAGTGCAATGAGCTCGAGAACGATTCACAAGGCGCTACTTGAATCAGCAGCACTAATAGGTGCCAGCGCCCTCCAAGTTTATCTTCTTCGTCGCCTCTTTGAACGAAAGCTTACTGTTTAG
- the LOC108343260 gene encoding transmembrane emp24 domain-containing protein p24beta2 isoform X2 yields the protein MKVALSNFATAMVIFSSMNAVLGIRFVIDRRECFSHNVEHEGDRVHASFVVIKIDASWQFTDDGVDLEVRGPAGEPIRDFLDVTSEIFEFVARSTGPYRFCFNNRSPYHETIDFDVHSNHVEFSDHHAKDEHLAPLFEEIVKLERALFNIQYEQHWLEAQTERQAIVGSAMSSRTIHKALLESAALIGASALQVYLLRRLFERKLTV from the exons ATGAAGGTAGCGCTATCAAATTTTGCCACTGCAATGGTAATCTTTTCCAGCATGAATGCGGTGCTTGGGATCAGATTTGTGATTGACAGACGTGAATGTTTCTCTCACAATGTTGAGCACGAAGGGGATAGAGTTCATGCTTCATTTGTTGTCATCAAGATTGATGCATCTTGGCAATTTACTGATGATGGTGTAGACCTTGAG GTGAGGGGACCAGCTGGTGAACCAATTCGAGATTTTCTTGACGTGACAAGTGAAATATTCGAATTTGTGGCTCGAAGCACTGGACCCTATCGCTTCTGCTTCAATAACAGGTCTCCCTATCATGAAACAATCGATTTTGATGTCCACAGTAACCACGTTGAGTTTTCTGATCATCATGCAAAAGATG AGCATTTAGCTCCTTTGTTTGAAGAGATAGTAAAGTTAGAACGAGCTCTTTTCAACATTCAGTATGAACAGCATTGGCTTGAGGCTCAGACAGAACGCCAGGCAATAG TGGGCAGTGCAATGAGCTCGAGAACGATTCACAAGGCGCTACTTGAATCAGCAGCACTAATAGGTGCCAGCGCCCTCCAAGTTTATCTTCTTCGTCGCCTCTTTGAACGAAAGCTTACTGTTTAG